From the genome of Apteryx mantelli isolate bAptMan1 chromosome 12, bAptMan1.hap1, whole genome shotgun sequence:
CTTCTGCAAGACTTAATTTTCATGCAGTGATATCGCTTGCAATCGCCGCCGTGCTGTAAAATAGTTTAAATTGTGATTTTTCTTatgctggcagcaggcagcgcggAACTGGGCCTCAGCTGGCTCTGCCTTGCTCATACCACGCTGCCTGATACGTGGACATACCTTTTTTGGGCCAAATATTATGGAAGGCTGCACAGCAAACGTTTGGGGTTTGTGTGGTTTTGGTATGACTACTGCACGGAGGCATTTAGCTGCCTGAGCttcttttaaatgtgttttctccGAGTAAAGCCTGTTGGTATTTCCTTGGCTTGAGGCAGCTGAAAGTTGGAAGCGCAGAGACCTCTCCTGGCAAAAGCACGCAGCAAATCGGGGTGGGAAAGAGCAGCTGCCAGCCACCCTGGTGGCACCCCATTGCAGGCTTCGCTTGGGGTGACCTTCCTGCCCGGAGACAAGGGGAATGGATGTCTCCTGACTAGTTAATGAATGACATgttgattttttaaatattccttaCTAAGTATGGTCGGTGGGTGTCACCCCGGACCAGCATAGCCAAGAGACGCCCTAGGGCTTGAGGATGGCTGGATCAGGGTAGCTAAAGCGTCCCTGAAAAATCCACTCAGGGAAGACACATGACATGGGAGCTCTAGGAAGggctggaggagagggaagagcatTTTAGAAGGAGCAATGCTAATGGGCAGTGCTACCAGCCCTGCTTGCAGCAAAAGACCTCACTGACCTAAAACTGAATGTGCTAAACTGGAAAACATTGCAGGACAGTGACTTAACCAAGTTAAATAATCCATTTGCAAAATAGCAAAGCCCCTAGTTTTGCGGCACGACCCTAGAGGGCAGTGCTCTCCCGCTGCTTAGCCCGGCTCACGGAGCTGTGCCCAGGCACCAGCTCCGATGGGGTGTGCAAGGAAAGCTGGGTGCCCTGGCTTCAGCCCCTCTTCGGCTGCACTGCTGCCAGGAGAAGCTCGAAAACGAGGCTAATTCTCCAGCTGCCTGCATGAAGCTCAAATCGTGTCATCCCTGTGCCTGACATCTTCAGTTAACCTACGGAGCTAAAGAGGTGAGGAGCAAAGACGACACGATTTGAAGTTCCTCTCCCCCCGGTACTAGAAAAGCCTGCTTGAAAGCCTTTGCATAGGACACATGGGCAGAGATCAAACGTCAGGCTTGTCAAGGCTCGCAGTTTGCAGTCCCGTGTGTTTGCTGGCAAACAGTGGATGAGCGTTGTGCAGCctgcaaggaaaagcaaggagTAGCTTAACACGAGTTTAACCAGGCTTCGTTGTTTTATTGCATGGGATGAATGATTAAAGTAAGTACTCTAGCCTTCACACGAGCTTTGGCTTTTGATTTCTCCAGGGGAATTCtggtggatggggaaggggatgCTGGCGTGTGAATAGCATGGACATGATTTCCGTGGTGTGGTTAAACAGGGCTCCATGACAAGGCTGCCTCTGCTCAGCTTTGGGCTGCAGGAGGGGATTtgagggggcagcaggaggagcagggttaCCTCtccgtgccccagggcagcagcagctcctcaggAACGCGAGCGGTCTAGAGAGGTGCCAGATCAGGGCAGGCTGTTGCATCCCACAAGCCACCTGTGATGCCCTGCAAGGTGGCGGTGACATGCCACAAGCCTCCTGTAATGCTATGCAATGTCCCGCAGGGGACATCTGCTCCCTTCTGGTGGAGCAGCACAGGTTTCTCCTGCAGGGCCAAGGAACTGCTCAGGATGTGGGTCAGGGAGAGTAAATGAGCATCATGTCCCTGCCCTTCCTGGGCCTGGGGACATCAtcaaagaaggtgatcaggagtagtcagcatggcttcaccaaggggaaatcatgcctaaccaatctgatagccttctatgatggaatgactggctgggtagatgaggggagagcagtggatgttgtctacctagacttcagcaaggcttttgacactgtctcccataacatcctcatagacaagctcaggaagtgtgggttagatgagtggacagtgaggtggattgagaactggctgaatggcagagctcagagagttgtgatcagtggcacagagtctagttggaggcctgtagctagcggtgtcccccaggggtcagtactgggtccagtcttgttcaacttcttcatcaatgacctggatgaaggcacagagtgcacactcagcaagtttgctgatgatacaaaactgggaggagtggccgatacaccagagggctgtgctgccattcaaagagacttggacaggctggagaggtgggcagagaggaacctcatgaaattcaacaaagggaagtgcagggtcctgcacctggggaggaataaccccatgcagcagtacaggttgggggttgacctgctggaaagcagctctgctgagaaggacctgggagtgctggtggacaccaagttaagtatgaggcagcaatgtgcccttgtggccaagaaggccaatggtctcctggggtgcatcagaaagagtgttgccagcaggtcgagggaggtgattctccccctctgctcagccctggtgaggccacatctggagtactgcatccagttctgggctccccagtacaagagggatgtggcactactggagcaagtccagcgaagggccacaaagatggttaggggactggagcatctctcttatgaggaaaggctgagagagctgggcctgtttagcttggagaagagaaggctgagaggagatcttatcaatgtgtacaagtatctgaagggagggtgtcgagaggatggctccagactcttttcagtggtgccgagcaacaggacgcgaggcaatgggcacaaactgaaacacagacacttccatcttaacatgaggaaaaactttttcactgtgagggtgacagagcactggaacaggttgccccgagaggtggcggagtctccttctctggagatattcaaaagccgcctggatgcaatcctgtgcaatgtgctctaggtgaccctgcttgagcagggggggttggactagatgatctccagaggtcccttccaacctcagtgattctgtgattctgtgattctgtgatcacacAGCCAGGGCAGAGGGACCTGCTGGCACAACGGCAATAGCTCTGAGCCAACAGACCTGGAGCAGAGCACAAATCTGGTTGCTCTCCACGGAGAGCTGCAAGAGGTAGGAAAgccaccatgtccccatggcaCGGTCTCGGGACGGGGTCCCCAGCCAGCCTACCCCATGCACAGCCCTGGCAGTGTCCGGGCAGAACTACCCAACCCGGTTCTGGGCACCCAGACCAAAGGCATCACTTGTACATGCACAACCGCCCAGTCACTGGAGATTTGCACTGCTCTTGTCATCCAAGGGAAAAATCCAAAGTCCCCTAGCTTCACCCACAGCAAACACTTTCCCTTcactccctctctgcccccctcctGGGGCCAGCAAGGCCAGAGACGTGGCCCAGCCGCTTGCCTGCTGCCAGCCGTTAGTGAGAAGGCACTCAGGAAGGTCTTGCCACTGTGCAAGGAGAACAGAGCAAGCTGGAACAGAAATATGCCTGTTTGCCCATGCTCTCCTGGCCACAGCTGCTTGGCAGGTCTCTTGACTGCTGTTGCCCCCTGTTCTCCATCCACACCCCATCATTTCCCCCCTTCCTCATGCTCTCCCACTGTTATCCCCTTCGCTATGTCTTTTCCCATAAAtttccctctttcttctgtcttctcttgttttctcctggtgctcccttttccctttcttccatctaTCATCCCCCCCTCTTCTCATTCTTTTCCAGTCACCCCTGCCTTTTCTCCATCTGTTCATCATTATTTCCCCCATTTTATCCATTTGTTCcatcatttttcccctttttttctgacAGCATGCATGCAGGGGAATGGTGGGGACCAGAGCGCAGTACAGGAGGGGAGCAGGGTGAGCACGGAGGGGGACGGTCGAGACCAGCACGCACAGAGCCTGCTGCAGGGGAACGGAGCATGCATGGAGGGGAACAGAGGGGAGCAGAGTGTGCCGAGAGGTCAACGGAGGGGAACCGAGTGCTCTCAGAGGGAACGGCCCTGCCTCCAGGCCATTTGCAGAAGCCCAAGACATCTCCACATAGCAGGGTATGGCCCTGGGTATCACTGGGGGACCCCAGCATCCTGCCCCCAAATCCTGGGATCAGTGCCCTGCCCTATGTGGGGTCTACAAGAGGGGAGACTGAGGCACAGGGCAGATGTGGCTTTGTCAGTGGGGCAGAGCCAAGGAGAACACCCTCGAGCCAGGAGCTGCAGTGCCCAGCTCCTGAAGTTAGGGCCATGGAGGAGTGGGGATGGTCTCTGAGGAGGGGAGCAACCACAATGCTGGCCCACCCCCAGCCATGCCTGGTAACTGCTGTGGGATGAGCCCCGAAGCTGCCTGTGCAAGGTGGAGGTCTCCACATCCCAACGTCAGCTGGCACCCTGTGCACGGCACACAGGGAACACCGGTAACTGGCAAGTGCTAGGACTGAGATGCTCCTGTCCCGGATTTGCCTTCGCCCCCCCACCAGCCCACACGCTGGCCAGCTGCTCGAGCCCTCATGCCTGGCCCAGGCCTTGCAGGCACCAACCAGCTCCCTCCCTTTCACCCTAAACATGCCACCACCCTGAGCACCCAGCCCCAGCTGCAAAGCCACCAAGCAGCTGGACCGTGCCTGGCTGGCGAGAGCAGAGTGCGCCAGGCCATGGAGGAAAGACGCAGAGATGCTCGTGGATGCAGAGCAGTTTTATCAGCAGCCCTGTGACTGGATTTCCAAGGCTCACATCCCTGCAAAGAGGTGctggtgtgtggaggcggtgttACCATACCTGCCTTGGGTGGGCCTGAGACCCAGGGATCTAACAGTAGCGTGGGTCTGGGGAGTGGGTGTGGGGGATGCAGGGAAGTACGCAGGGGGCCTCACTTGGAGGAGCCTTTGGTGTCGCAGCGCCTTCCCTGCCAGCTGTCGTAGCACTGGCAGCTGAACTCCTCGGCTAGCTGGGAGTTGTCGTTGTCGGACGTCAGGCTGCGCACCACGAACTGGGGCTTGCTGGGATGCGTCTCGATGGAGAATCGGAAGGGGTCGAGGTGCAAGAAGCCATGCTTGTTCTTCTTGCGCACGCAGCGGCCCTGGCCAGAGCACAGGttctggctgcacagctgggtgCTGGCTGTCACATTCACGATGTAGTGACCCAGGTCCCCATCCAGGtagttcttcagcttcaggcaCATCTCCTGCAACGGGGCATGGAGGGGTGTCACGGCTCTGCCTGGCAGCCAGGATTTCCCAGCAACAGGCCCTGCTCGCCCAGCAGCGTGGCcatgcccagctctgcccccatcCCCACGCTCACCTGGGAGTTGCTGTAGTTGAGGCTTCCCCACAGCACAACGCCGGCAGCGCCCTGGGCTGCGCTCTCTCCAATGGTATTCACCAGGTCCTCCTGCCCGCCAAGGGAGAGGAGAGGTCAGCCCGTGCATGGACCCTCCCGACCGCCAGCACCACCGTGGTggcatcaccaccaccaccattcaCAGCCACCGCCCCAGCATGGGAGCCATGCTGTCGTCCATGGCACAGAAGCTGTGCCAAACCCTTGCCATCGCCCAAAGGATGAGTTTTGGGCCAGAGCCAGGCCAGGATTGACTCACAAAGGGCAGATGCAGGCTGGCAATGTGGAAAGAGCCAAATGCAACCAGCAACCATTTCCCCCATGACCCCCTGCCTTGTCTCTCCAGGGGATTTGAGGAACCTCTCCTGCCAGCACCCAGCCATCACAGACACTTTCTTCCGGTGCTGATCAAAGAACTCCTCAGAGCCTCCCACAGTTCCCTCCCAGCCCGGCAAACCTCACCTTGGAAAGGAAGCTGACGGTGTTTTCAAAGGAGATTTGGGCATAGGGCAGGACAGGGATGCTGCCATCGATGACATTGTCCTGGACGGTGAAGGCCTCGGCCACCCGGTACCGGACGTAGCTCAGCACCTTGTTTGTGCCACTGAGTTGCTGGGGCAGGTAGATGCTGGGGTAGAGCGCACGGCTGTTCTtccacagccaggacagctcCTTATTCCTCTCCTGCTCGATCAGGGGGCACGTCCCTGAGTAGTCCCAGCTGTCAAAGTTGTTGTTATAGCAGTCAGGGAAGCCGTAAAAGCCCCAGTAGCCATTGGGCCGGAGGATTTCACCCAGCTCCAGCGTCTGCTCCATGAAGGCCCGGGCACTTTGCTCATACTCCACCTTTGCCACCTCCTTGACCAGGGCAGAGGGCCAGAGCGGGTGCTCCTTCCGCACCATGTCCTCTGACTTCTCCCGGTAGATGTTCATGGCATCCCAGTCACGGGCCCACAGTGGACGCCACTTCTCCCAGTCGATGACAGCCAGGCCATTGTAGGAGACGTTGAGCAGGGCGGCCTCGATGTCGCTGGAGGCCTGATGGAGGTGGGCCTGGAGGCTGGCGTTCTGGGGCAGCCCGCCATCCACAGGCATCCCCGCAGCTGTGTAGTAGGGATAGAGGCCCAGGGCCTGACTGTAGAAGAGTGTGACATCGTCCCCAGTGAAGACCTGGTCAGCGTTGGCCACGATGTCAAAGACCCCCAGGTTGAGGGTGACGTTGTACTTGTCGGCACAGGCCCTGGTGGGGGCATTCCAGATGGTGACGAAGGGCCGGTTGACGAGGACGGGGCCAGCCCCCCCGGCCCAGGCCACGGCGGGCAGGATCAGCAGCAAGGCCCAGCTGTACCAGGCGACTGCCATGGTGCCAGTGAGCAAGGACGCGGCAGAGGAGCTGGACAGGTCCCGGTCCTGCCTGCAGACAGGTGAGCCCTGGGCTAGACCTGTGCCAGCCTCACCACGCCAGGGGCCTTTTATCCCCCTACAAGCCGGGGCGAGTGCTGATGGTGCCTGTCACCCCAGGGGCCAGGCACTCCCACCGCCTCACATGAAGTCCCCAAGGTTATCAGCAGTCAGAAACTGGCATGGtggccctggggctggtggcAGCTGCAGACTGGTGCCTCCAAGCCCAGGTTAATGACTGATTGCAGAGGGAAAAGGCCTGGAGAGGACAGCACAAAGTCaacacaccggggggggggggggcagggacagcaGAGCTGCTTTGTGCTGGGCTGGAAAGACAAACTGACAccatggggaagggggagggcaaGGTCATGGTGACGGACACGCACTGCATGAGGGAGGCACTGCTCGGGTACGCTGACAGCATCAGGCACTAGTTGGCAGGAGGAGGTCTGGAGGACTCTCACAGCACCAGGCACTAGCTGGCTGGAGCAGGACATGGTCTGGAGGACTCTCACAGCACCAGGCACTAGTTGGCCAGAGCAAGACATGGTCTGGAGGACACTCACAGCACCAGGCACTAGCTGGCTGGAGCAGGACAAGGCCTGGaggacacccacagcaccagacGCGAGTTggctggagcaggaggaggcCTGGAGGACGCTCACAGCACCAGGCACAAGTTGGCAGGACACCGCACAGACAAAACCCGCAACATGAAACCGCGCATGGTGAAACCAGGGCAGCGCTTGGGGAAAGCCCACAGCTGGGGGTGAGGGGCTGCGGGCAGCACCCTGCTCGGGGCAGCTCACAACACTGGTTGGcggcagcagggcagggctggcctgGCCCCCGGCCAGCACCTGCCTGCCGCACCCCCATCCCACTGGCACCCCAGCCGGCTCGCACAGCCAGGCTGGGCCGGGCGCCCTGGCACCgagcggcgccgtggggcagggacagTGCCGGGGCACCCCACGGGCAGGGCTGCGGCACGcctgggggagcggggcggcacgGGGCCGGGCACAGCCGGAGGCAGCGGGGTGGCGGGGGCAGGCGGCTCGCGGCCCCTCTAACTGCGCCCCGGGGCTTCCTGCAGCTCTGGTGCCACGGGGCCCCCacgctgccccccacggctcccTATGGCCTCTGGTGCCCCTGGGCCCCCTCAGCCCCTACGGCCCCCACagggctccccgcagcccccgcggctcctgccccgccccgccccgcgcggcgccctccccgcagcccccaaCTCACCAGCCGGGCGCAGCGAGGTGGCTccgccccgggggcggggcctggggcggccgggggcggggcctggggcggCGGCCACGCGGGTGGcccggcagcagcggcgggtgccgcccggcgcggggtcgggccgggccgggccggggctgccgccgccgccggccccctgcCCGGGGCGCGCTGCCCCCACGCACCGCAGGCGCCGCTCACGCTCCTTCCAGCTTTAATTGAGGTAAAGCACTTTGGTGTCGGCAGGGCACAGGGGCTCAGCACCACAaaacccccccctcctcccccggccccctgcccgccgCACCCCCATCCCTCCCCTTACAACAGGGGAGGGGCCCCACGGCGGGGAAGGGCAGTGGGGGGTCCGCACTgcaccccctccaccccccccaggGCGAGGGGGCCGCCCCGGCCGTGCCCCCTCCTCCAGCTGCCGAGCAGGCGAGGCAGGGCCACCGCCGCAAAACGGGAGggcgcgccggccccggggctcaGTCCGGCGGGGCTAGTGCCAGcacgccagcagcagcagcaccaggagccccaggcggccccggggggccggcgcggcgctgggGGGGCTTGCCCGCAGCTGGCAGGCGCTGCCGTGCCAGCCCTGGTAGCACTGGCAGCGGAAGTGGGTCCGTAGGTAGTGGGTGTCGGCGGCGGAGAGCCGGCCCTCGGCCCACATGAGGGGGCGCTGGGGGTGGGCCGCGTCCCGGCGCCGGAGCTGGAAGCTGGCGGGGTTGAGGTGCAGGAAGACGTTGGCAGCGCTGTCCTGGCGCAGGCAGCGCCCCTGGCCCTGGCACAGGGCCGTGCTGCAGAGCTGGGCCGCCGTGGTGACGTTCACGATGTAGCGGCCCAGCTCCCCCTCCACGTAGTTCTTGATGGTCTGGCACGTGTCCTGCGGAGAGAGCGGGGCGTGAAGGGCACCGCACGGCACCTTGGGGTGCCCCCACGGCCCCCGGCAGGAGAAGCGCCTGGCCAAGCACCTTCCCAGCCTGGCATTGCTTCAAGCCACCAGTTCCCTCTCAGGAGGCAGGTGTCACCCCCACCCACCGCCCCATCcatccccgcagccccccgggggaCCCTCACCCCAACCTACCCGGTTTTTGGTGTAGTCTGCGTCGCCCCAGAAAAtcgccccggctgcccccagTGCGGCGCTCTCCCCAATGGTGGAGATCAGGTCCGGCTGTGGGGACAGAGGCAGGTCTGGGTGCCAGCCGGCGCCACGCGGCCCGGCGTGCCCCACGGGGGCTGGCCCAGAGGATGAGGAGCACCCCAGCATGGAGTCACTTGTgtctggggctgggaggagaacCCAGGGGTCTGAGCTGCCAGGCCCTCCTGCACCTACAgtggggcccaggagtcctgagCCCTCCTCTCCAGCACGCAGACAAGGCCATGCCCTCTcctcggggctgggggggggggggc
Proteins encoded in this window:
- the HYAL1 gene encoding hyaluronidase-1, translated to MAVAWYSWALLLILPAVAWAGGAGPVLVNRPFVTIWNAPTRACADKYNVTLNLGVFDIVANADQVFTGDDVTLFYSQALGLYPYYTAAGMPVDGGLPQNASLQAHLHQASSDIEAALLNVSYNGLAVIDWEKWRPLWARDWDAMNIYREKSEDMVRKEHPLWPSALVKEVAKVEYEQSARAFMEQTLELGEILRPNGYWGFYGFPDCYNNNFDSWDYSGTCPLIEQERNKELSWLWKNSRALYPSIYLPQQLSGTNKVLSYVRYRVAEAFTVQDNVIDGSIPVLPYAQISFENTVSFLSKEDLVNTIGESAAQGAAGVVLWGSLNYSNSQEMCLKLKNYLDGDLGHYIVNVTASTQLCSQNLCSGQGRCVRKKNKHGFLHLDPFRFSIETHPSKPQFVVRSLTSDNDNSQLAEEFSCQCYDSWQGRRCDTKGSSK